The Luteibacter flocculans genomic interval GACTAGAACGTGGGTTTCTCGACACTCTTCATTCGCCGACCGATCGCAACCTCGCTGCTGATGGTGGCAGTGCTGTTGCTCGGCATTCTCGGCTACCGCCAGTTGCCGGTGTCGGCGCTGCCGGAGATCGACGCGCCGAGCCTGGTCGTCACTACCCAGTATCCGGGCGCCAGTGCGAGCACCATGGCGGCGCTGGTGACCACGCCACTCGAACGCAATTTCGGTCAGATCTCCGGCCTCAACATGATGAGCTCGGACTCGTCGGCGGGTCTGTCGACGATCATCCTGCAGTTCAACATGGACCGCGACATCGACATTGCGGCCCAGGACGTGCAGGCGGCCATCAACCAGGCCCGCGGCACGCTGCCGAACAATCTGCCGTATCCGCCGGTGTACAACCGCGTGAATCCGGCGGATGCCCCGATCATGACGCTGATGCTCACCTCGGACTCGCGTCCGCTGCGTGACGTCAACAACTACGCCGACTCCATCCTCGCGCAGAAGCTCGCGCAGGTGCAGGGCGTGGGTCTCGTGTCCATCGCCGGCAACGTGCGCCCGGCCGTGCGCATCCAGGTGAATCCGGCGCAGCTCGCGAACCTCGGGCTCACGATGGAGGACGTGCGCGCCTCGCTCACCCAGGCCAACGTCAACGCGCCCAAGGGCACGCTCAACGGCAAGACGCAGTCGTACAGCATCGGCACAAACGATCAGCTCGTGGATGCGGCCGACTATCAGAGCACGATCATCAGCTACAAGAACGGCGCGCCGGTGCGGCTCTCCGACGTGGCGAACGTGGTCGACGGCGTGGAGAACGACCAGCTCGCCGCGTGGGCCAACGGCAAGCCCGCAGTGCTGCTCGATATCCGTCGTCAGCCCGGCGCGAACATCGTGCAGACGGTGCAGCAGATCCGCCAGACGATCCCGGATCTGCAGAAGGTGCTGCCCGCGGACGTGCACCTCAAGGTGTTCTCCGATCGCACCATCACCATCCGCGCCTCGGTGGAGGACGTGCAGTTCACGCTCATCCTCACCATCTGCCTCGTGGTGGCGGTGATCTTCGTCTTCCTGCGCCGCTTGTGGGCAACGATCATTCCGTCGGTAGCGGTACCGCTGTCGCTGATGGGCACCTTCGGCGTGATGGCGTTCGCCGGGATGTCGCTGGACAACCTATCGCTCATGGCGCTCGCCGTCGCGACGGGCTTCGTGGTGGACGATGCGATCGTGATGATCGAGAACATCGTCCGTTACATCGAGCAGGGGCAGGACGCCAAGACGGCGGCCGAGGTCGGCGCAAAGGAAATCGGCTTCACGGTGCTCTCGCTGACCGTCTCGCTGATCGCCGTGTTCCTGCCGCTGTTGTTGATGCCGGGCGTCACCGGTCGCCTGTTCCACGAGTTCGCCTGGGTGCTGACGATCGCGGTGGCGATCTCCATGCTGGTGTCGCTGACGCTCACACCGATGATGTGCGCCTACCTGCTCAAGGCGGACCAGCTTCCGGACGCCGAAGACGCGCACGAGCACGCTGCGGCATCGGGCAAGCACAACGCGTGGTCGCGCATCGTCGATGGCTACGGTCGCAGTCTCGACTGGGTACTTGCCCATCGCCCGCTGACCATGATCGTGGCGGCGTTGACCGTGGCACTGACCGTGGTGCTGTACATCGTGATCCCGAAGGGACTGCTGCCCGAGCAGGACACCGGCCTGATCACGGCCGTGGTGCAGGCCGATCAGAACGTCGCCTTCCCGCAGATGGAGCGGCGCACGAAGGCCGTGGCGGACGCGCTGGCGAAGGACCCGGCCGTCGCGGGCGTCGCGGCGTTCATCGGTGCCGGCTCGGTCAATCCGACGCTCAACCAGGGTCAGATCTCGCTGGTGCTGAAGGAGCGCGGCGAACGCGGCGGTCTCGACGAGGTGCTGCCGCGCCTGCAACGCGCGGCGTCGCAGATCGCTGGCGTGGCGCTCTATCTGAAACCCGTGCAGGACGTGACGCTGGACAGCCAGGTCTCCGCGACGGAGTACCAGTACTCGCTGTCCGACGTGAACTCGACCGAGTTGGCCGGCTACGCGCAGCAGATGACGTCGGCGTTGCGCAAGCGGCCCGAACTGGCTGACGTGGACAACAATCTCGCCGACCAGGGCAACGCCTTGAAGCTCACCATCGACCGCGACAGCGCCAGCCGCCTCGGTGTGCCGGTGCAGACGATCGACGACACGCTGTACGACGCGTACGGGCAGCGGCAGATCTCCACGATCTTCACGCAGTTGAACCAGTACCGTGTGGTGCTGGAGGTCTCGCCGGAGTACCGCACCAGCACGGACCTGCTCAACAAGCTGACCGTGCGCGGCAACGGCAACGGTGCGCTGACCGGCTCGAATGCCACCAGCTTCGGCCAGTTGGCGTCCAGCAATTCGGCCACGCCGGCAGGCATTGGCAACACCGGCAACGTGGGCTTCCAGGTGGGCGCGGGCGGCACCATTCCGCTCGCGGCGCTCGCCAGTGCGCAGGTCACCAGCGCACCGCTCGTGGTCAGCCATCTGCAGCAGCTGCCCGCCGTCACCGTCTCGTTCAACCTCGCGCCGGGGTATTCGCTGTCCTCCGCCGTGGACGCCATTCACGAAGTGGAGAAGGAACTGAACTTCCCGCCGCAGGTGCGCGGACAGTTCATCGGCAAGGCTGCCGAGTTCTCGTCCTCGGTAGGCGACGAAGTGCTTCTGCTGCTGGCGTCGATCATCGTCATCTACATCGTGCTGGGCGTGCTCTACGAGAGCTACATCCATCCGCTGACGATCATCTCGACCTTGCCGCCCGCAGGCGTCGGCGCGCTGCTCGCCTTGTTGCTGTGTGGCATGAGCCTTTCCGTCGATGGCATCGTCGGTATCGTGCTACTGATCGGTATCGTGAAGAAGAACGCGATCATGATGATCGACTTCGCGATCGAGGCGAAGCGCACGGGCATGAATGCGGCAGACGCCATCCGCCGTGCCTGTCTGCTGCGTTTCCGCCCGATCATGATGACCACGGCGGCGGCGCTGCTCGGTGCGTTGCCGCTGGCACTCGGCAACGGCATCGGCTCGGAGCTGCGCAAGCCGCTCGGCGTGTCGATTGTCGGCGGTCTGCTGCTCTCGCAGCTGGTCACGCTGTACACCACGCCGGTGATCTACCTGTACATGGAACGCTTCTCCGAATGGTTGGCCGAGCGCAAGCGACGACGCGCACTGGCTCACGGCGGCGAGCCCCACGTCGCGAGCTGATGGCGCAGCCAGGCATCCAAGCCACCCCCTTCTTCGCCGGACGGTTCACCGTCCGGCGAAACCTTTTTCCGGCTGGCGCGTTAGGCATGGGATGCCCTGCGCTGCCGCGCTCACCTTAAGTCACTGCGCACCATGAATATCTCCGGTCCGTTCATCCGTCGCCCCATCGGTACGTCGCTGTTGGCGATCGGCGTGTTCGTGATTGGCATCATCTGCTACGCGTTGCTCGGCGTGTCGGCGCTGCCGAACATTCAGTTCCCGGCGATCTTCGTGCAGGCGCAGCAGTCGGGTGCGGACGCCAGCACCATGGCCTCCACCGTGGCCGCACCGCTGGAACGCCATCTCGGCCAGGTGCCTGGCGTCGAGTCCATGCGCTCGAACAGTTCGGAAGGCAGCACCTTCGTGCTGCTGTTCTTCCAGAACGGCACGAACATCGACGCCGCGGCGCGCGACGTGCAGTCGGCCATCAATGCGGCGCAGCCTGACCTGCCGTCCGGCCTGCTCAATGCACCTTCGTATACCAAGGCCAATCCCAACGACGATCCGGTGATCGTGCTGGCGCTGACGTCGGACACCGTCGCGCCCACCGCGCTCTACAACCTCGCGGATTCCATCCTTGCCCAGCGCCTGCGCCAGCAGGAAGGCATTGCCACGGTGGACATCGCCGGCAGCGCCACGCCGGCCATCCGCGTGGATGTGAACCTGCGCGCGCTCAACTCGATGGGGCTGTCGCCCGACCAGTTGCGCAATGCGCTCACCGCCGCCAACGTCACCTCGCCGCAGGGTTTCCTGAGCGACGGGCAGACGACCATGGCGGTGACGGCGACCGACTCTCTGCACACGGCCGAGGAGTTCGCCAAACTCATCATCGGCGTGAAGGACGGCGTGCCGATTCGCCTGTCCGACATCGCCAAGGTGTACGACGGCCAGCAGGATGCCTTCCAGGCGGCCTGGTTCAACGGTCGCCCCGGCATCCTGATGTACGTCTACAAGAAGTCCGACGCCAACGTCATCGAGACGGTGGATCGGGTGAAGGCGCAGATTCCGGTCATGCAGACCTGGCTGCCTGCGGGTGTGAAGCTGCACTCGTTCTTCGACGGCACGCCGACCATTCGTGCCTCGTTGCACGAAGTGCAGGCGACGCTGTTGATCAGCCTCGCCATGGTCATCATGACGATGGCGCTGTTCCTTCGTCGCCTGGCACCCACCGTGATCGCCGGCCTCGCCGTTCCGCTGTCACTCGCCGGCGCGTTCGTGGTCATGTATGCCTTCGGCTATACGCTCAATAACCTGACGCTGCTTGCGCTGGTGATCGCGATCGGCTTCGTGGTCGACGATGCCATCGTCGTCATCGAGAACGTCATCCGCCACATGGACGAGGGTGTGCCTCGATTCGAGGCGGCCTTGCTCGGCGCTCGCGAGATCGGCTTCACCATCGTCTCGATCACCGGCTCGCTGGTGGCGGTGTTCATTCCGTTGCTGCTCGCGCCTGGCATCTTCGGCATGTTCTTCAAGGAATTCACCGTCACGCTGGTGGCGGCGATCATCGTTTCCGCGCTGGTCTCGCTCACGTTGACGCCTTCGCTGTGCGCGCATTTCCTCACGGCGCACAAGGACGACACACCGGAGTCGCGCCTCGGGCGCGCTCTGGAGCGGATGCACGAACGCATGCTGGGCATGTACCGCCGTGCGCTCGACTGGACCTTGCGCCACGCCTTGCTCATGGCGCTCACGCCCTTGGTCCTGGTCGGCATCACCATCGCACTCGCAGGCATGGTGAAGAGCGGCTTCTTCCCGCCGCAGGACACCGGCCTGATCGGCGCGCGAGCCACCTCCAGTTCCACGGTGTCGTTCGGTGAGATGAAGGTGCGCCAGGCCCGACTGACGCAGATGCTGCTTGACGATCCCGACGTGAAAGCAGTGGGTTCGCGCCTTGGCACGAGCCGTACCGGATCGAGCGGCTTCTTCAACATCGAACTCAAGACGATGGCGGAAGGCCGCAAGGACAGCACCTTCGTCGCGCTGGATCGACTGTCCGCCAAGGCGAACAAATATCCCGACCTCAATCTGCGCCTGCGCCCGATCCAGGACCTGCCGACCGGTGGCGGTGGTGGCAACACGCAGGGCGGACAGTATTCGGTCTCGCTGAAGGGCAACGACAGCGGCGAGTTGCAGACCTGGCTGCCCAAGCTGGTCGATGCGTTGAAGAAGAATCCGATGTTGAAGGACGTCGGCAGCGACATCGATGCCGCGGGCTTGCGCCAGAACATCGTGATCGACCGCGACACTGCAGCGCGTCTCGGCGTTGCCATCGGCGATATCGACGGTGCGCTCTACAACGCCTTCGGTCAGCGCGCGGTGTCCACGATCTATTCCGACATCAACCAGTACCGCGTCATCGTGAATTCATTGCCGCAGATGGCGGCGACGCCGGAATCGTTGAATCAGATCTACATACGTTCCAGTTCCGGCGCCATGGTGCCCATCACCGCCGTGACCCGACAGGAGCCCGGGTTGGCGCCGACCCAGATCGTGCACGAGGACCAGTACACGAGCATGAGCGTCAGCTTCAATCTCGCCCCGGGCGTCAGCATGGGTGAGGCGATGGAGATCATTCAGAAGACCAAGGACGGCATGCGCATGCCCGGCGACATCCGCCTCGAAGCCGGCAGCGACTTCCGTCGTTTCCAGCAGTCTCAGAGCGACATGCCGCTGCTGATCCTCGCCTCGATCGTCACCGTATACCTGCTGATGGGTATGCTCTACGAGAGCCTGATCCACCCGGTGACCATTCTTTCCACGCTGCCGGCAGCCGGCGTGGGCGCGCTCGCCGCGCTCGTCATTACCGATACCGAGCTGTCCGTCATCGCCATGATTGCACTGGTGTTGCTGATTGGCATCGTGAAAAAGAACGCAATCATGATGATCGACTTCGCCCTGGTGGCGGAGCGCGAGCACGGGCTGTCGTACAAGGAGGCGATCCGCGAGGCGTGTCTCGTCCGCTTCCGGCCGATCATGATGACGACGATGGTGGCGATCCTCGCCGCGACGCCGTTGGCGATCGGTCTCGGCGAGGGTTCCGAACTGCGTCGGCCGCTGGGTATCGCCATGATCGGCGGCCTGGTGATCTCACAGAGCCTTACCCTGCTGTCGACGCCCGCGCTGTACGTGATCTTTGCCTGCCTGTCGGAGCGCTGGAAGACCCGCAAGGCACGGCGGCGGGAGCGCCGCGCGCTCGCCCGCGCCTCTTGAGCCGCCTGAGCCGCCAGCCTACTGAGGTGGGAGCCTACTGAGGTGGGAGCCTACTGCGGCGGCGCCTACTGAGGTGGGAGCCAGCCTGCTGGCGATGGGTGCTTGCCGCGAGCACCCATCGCCAGCAGGCTGCCTCCCACCAAGGCTTGCTCTCTCCCGGGGCTGGCTCCCACCGAGGCAAGCTAGCCCCACCACAGCAAGCTAGCCTCACCGAAGCAAGCTGGCCCACCACAGCAAGCTAGCCCCACCGAAGCAAGCTAGCCCCACACTCGGCCCCCAAGGCTGGCTCCCAGCGGCTGCCCTGCGCCACAATGGGAGGGTTTCCGTCCGACACGAGCCCCGCCGGGGATCGCACCACGGACGTCCCGACAGGCCAAACTCACGTACGAGGCACGCGACATGTCCAGCTCGCCCAAGATCATCTACACGCTCACCGACGAAGCGCCGTTCCTCGCCACTGCCTCGTTCCTGCCGATTGTCGAGGCCTTCGCAGGCACCGCGGGGGTGTCCGTCGAAACGCGTGACATCTCGCTCGCGGGTCGCATCCTGGCGCAGTTCCCGGATCGCCTCACCGACGCGCAGAAGATCGGTGACGACCTCGCCGAACTCGGCGAGCTGGCGACCAAGCCCGAAGCCAACATCATCAAGCTGCCGAACATCAGCGCCTCCGTGCCGCAGATGAAGGCCGCCATCCGCGAACTGCAGGCGCAGGGCTATGCCTTGCCCGACTACGTAGACGTGCCCGCCACGGATGAGGAGAAGGACACCAACGCGCGCTATGGCAAGGCGATGGGCAGCGCCGTGAACCCGGTGCTGCGCGAAGGCAATTCCGATCGACGCGCGCCGCTCTCGGTCAAGAACTACGCACGCAAGCATCCGCATCGCATGGGCAAGTGGTCGCCCGAGTCGAAGTCGCACGTCGCGCACATGGCGGATGGCGATTTCTACGGCAGCGAGCGTTCCGCCACGCTCGACAGCGCGGGCAGCCTGCGCATCGAGTTCGTCGGCAAGGATGGCGCGACCAAGGTGCTCAAGGAAAAGGTCGCCGTGAAGGCGGGTGAGATCGTCGACGCCGCCGTGATGAGCCGCAAGGCGCTTGCCGCGTTTATCGCCGAGCAGATCGCCGATGCCAAGATCAAGGGCGTGCTGTTCTCGCTCCACCTCAAGGCCACGATGATGAAGGTCTCCGACCCGATCATGTTCGGCATCGCCGTACGCGAGTTCTATAAGGACGTGCTCGCGAAGCACGCCGATACGCTCAAGCAGGTCGGTTTCGATGCCAACAACGGCATCGGCGACCTGTACGCACGTCTCGATCGTCTCGACGCCGCGAAGCGCGCCGAGATCGAAGCCGATCTCAAGGCCGAGTACGCGCAGCGTCCCGCGCTCGCCATGGTGAACTCCGACAAGGGCATCACCAACCTGCACGTGCCCAGCGACGTGATCGTCGATGCATCGATGCCGGCCATGATCCGCGACTCGGGTGGCATGTGGAACGCTGAAGGCAAGCTGCAGGACGCCAAGGCCGTGATCCCCGATCGTTCCTATGCCGGCGTGTATCAGGCCGTGATCGAGGATTGCATTGCCCACGGCGCGTTCGATCCCGCCACCATGGGTAGCGTGCCGAACGTCGGCCTCATGGCGCAGAAAGCCGAGGAATACGGCTCGCACGACAAGACCTTCCAGATGACCGCGGACGGCACGGTGCGCGTGGTGGCCGACAACGGTGCCTTGGTGTTCGAGCACGCCGTGGAGCAGGGCGACATCTGGCGCATGTGCCAGACCAAGGATGCGCCGATTCAGGATTGGGTGAAGCTCGCCGTGCAGCGCGCGCGCCTCTCGGCCACGCCGGCCGTGTTCTGGCTCGACCGGAATCGCGCGCACGATGCGCAGGTGATTGCCAAGGTGGAGCGCTACCTCAAGGATCACGACACGTCGGGTCTCGACATCCGCGTGCTGTCGCCGGTGGAAGCCACGACGTTCTCGCTGGAGCGCATCCGCAAGGGTCAGGACACCATCTCGGTGACCGGCAACGTGCTGCGCGACTACCTCACTGACCTGTTCCCCATCATGGAACTGGGTACCTCGGCGAAGATGCTTTCCATCGTGCCATTGATGGCCGGTGGCGGCCTGTTCGAGACGGGTGCGGGCGGTTCGGCACCCAAGCACGTGCAGCAGTTCGTGGAAGAGGGCTACCTGCGCTGGGATTCGCTCGGCGAATTCCTCGCACTGGCTGCGTCGCTGGAACATCTGGCCGAGCGCTACGACAACGCCCATGCGCGCGTGCTGGCGAAGACGCTCGACCAGGCCAACGGCCGCTTCCTCGACAGCAACAAGTCGCCCGCTCGCAAGGTCGGCGAGATCGACAACCGCGGCAGCCACTTCTACCTCGCCATGTACTGGGCGGAGGCGTTGGCCGCACAGAACGACGATGCCGATCTGAAGGCGAAGTTCGCCAACGTGGCGAAGGCTCTCGCCGAGAACGAAGCGACGATCAACGCCGAGCTGATCGGTGCGCAGGGCAAGCCGGTAGATATCGGCGGTTACTACCACCCGGACATGCGCCGCGTGAGCGCCGCCATGCGTCCGAGCGCGACGCTCAACGCG includes:
- a CDS encoding efflux RND transporter permease subunit — translated: MGFSTLFIRRPIATSLLMVAVLLLGILGYRQLPVSALPEIDAPSLVVTTQYPGASASTMAALVTTPLERNFGQISGLNMMSSDSSAGLSTIILQFNMDRDIDIAAQDVQAAINQARGTLPNNLPYPPVYNRVNPADAPIMTLMLTSDSRPLRDVNNYADSILAQKLAQVQGVGLVSIAGNVRPAVRIQVNPAQLANLGLTMEDVRASLTQANVNAPKGTLNGKTQSYSIGTNDQLVDAADYQSTIISYKNGAPVRLSDVANVVDGVENDQLAAWANGKPAVLLDIRRQPGANIVQTVQQIRQTIPDLQKVLPADVHLKVFSDRTITIRASVEDVQFTLILTICLVVAVIFVFLRRLWATIIPSVAVPLSLMGTFGVMAFAGMSLDNLSLMALAVATGFVVDDAIVMIENIVRYIEQGQDAKTAAEVGAKEIGFTVLSLTVSLIAVFLPLLLMPGVTGRLFHEFAWVLTIAVAISMLVSLTLTPMMCAYLLKADQLPDAEDAHEHAAASGKHNAWSRIVDGYGRSLDWVLAHRPLTMIVAALTVALTVVLYIVIPKGLLPEQDTGLITAVVQADQNVAFPQMERRTKAVADALAKDPAVAGVAAFIGAGSVNPTLNQGQISLVLKERGERGGLDEVLPRLQRAASQIAGVALYLKPVQDVTLDSQVSATEYQYSLSDVNSTELAGYAQQMTSALRKRPELADVDNNLADQGNALKLTIDRDSASRLGVPVQTIDDTLYDAYGQRQISTIFTQLNQYRVVLEVSPEYRTSTDLLNKLTVRGNGNGALTGSNATSFGQLASSNSATPAGIGNTGNVGFQVGAGGTIPLAALASAQVTSAPLVVSHLQQLPAVTVSFNLAPGYSLSSAVDAIHEVEKELNFPPQVRGQFIGKAAEFSSSVGDEVLLLLASIIVIYIVLGVLYESYIHPLTIISTLPPAGVGALLALLLCGMSLSVDGIVGIVLLIGIVKKNAIMMIDFAIEAKRTGMNAADAIRRACLLRFRPIMMTTAAALLGALPLALGNGIGSELRKPLGVSIVGGLLLSQLVTLYTTPVIYLYMERFSEWLAERKRRRALAHGGEPHVAS
- a CDS encoding efflux RND transporter permease subunit codes for the protein MNISGPFIRRPIGTSLLAIGVFVIGIICYALLGVSALPNIQFPAIFVQAQQSGADASTMASTVAAPLERHLGQVPGVESMRSNSSEGSTFVLLFFQNGTNIDAAARDVQSAINAAQPDLPSGLLNAPSYTKANPNDDPVIVLALTSDTVAPTALYNLADSILAQRLRQQEGIATVDIAGSATPAIRVDVNLRALNSMGLSPDQLRNALTAANVTSPQGFLSDGQTTMAVTATDSLHTAEEFAKLIIGVKDGVPIRLSDIAKVYDGQQDAFQAAWFNGRPGILMYVYKKSDANVIETVDRVKAQIPVMQTWLPAGVKLHSFFDGTPTIRASLHEVQATLLISLAMVIMTMALFLRRLAPTVIAGLAVPLSLAGAFVVMYAFGYTLNNLTLLALVIAIGFVVDDAIVVIENVIRHMDEGVPRFEAALLGAREIGFTIVSITGSLVAVFIPLLLAPGIFGMFFKEFTVTLVAAIIVSALVSLTLTPSLCAHFLTAHKDDTPESRLGRALERMHERMLGMYRRALDWTLRHALLMALTPLVLVGITIALAGMVKSGFFPPQDTGLIGARATSSSTVSFGEMKVRQARLTQMLLDDPDVKAVGSRLGTSRTGSSGFFNIELKTMAEGRKDSTFVALDRLSAKANKYPDLNLRLRPIQDLPTGGGGGNTQGGQYSVSLKGNDSGELQTWLPKLVDALKKNPMLKDVGSDIDAAGLRQNIVIDRDTAARLGVAIGDIDGALYNAFGQRAVSTIYSDINQYRVIVNSLPQMAATPESLNQIYIRSSSGAMVPITAVTRQEPGLAPTQIVHEDQYTSMSVSFNLAPGVSMGEAMEIIQKTKDGMRMPGDIRLEAGSDFRRFQQSQSDMPLLILASIVTVYLLMGMLYESLIHPVTILSTLPAAGVGALAALVITDTELSVIAMIALVLLIGIVKKNAIMMIDFALVAEREHGLSYKEAIREACLVRFRPIMMTTMVAILAATPLAIGLGEGSELRRPLGIAMIGGLVISQSLTLLSTPALYVIFACLSERWKTRKARRRERRALARAS
- a CDS encoding NADP-dependent isocitrate dehydrogenase, which translates into the protein MSSSPKIIYTLTDEAPFLATASFLPIVEAFAGTAGVSVETRDISLAGRILAQFPDRLTDAQKIGDDLAELGELATKPEANIIKLPNISASVPQMKAAIRELQAQGYALPDYVDVPATDEEKDTNARYGKAMGSAVNPVLREGNSDRRAPLSVKNYARKHPHRMGKWSPESKSHVAHMADGDFYGSERSATLDSAGSLRIEFVGKDGATKVLKEKVAVKAGEIVDAAVMSRKALAAFIAEQIADAKIKGVLFSLHLKATMMKVSDPIMFGIAVREFYKDVLAKHADTLKQVGFDANNGIGDLYARLDRLDAAKRAEIEADLKAEYAQRPALAMVNSDKGITNLHVPSDVIVDASMPAMIRDSGGMWNAEGKLQDAKAVIPDRSYAGVYQAVIEDCIAHGAFDPATMGSVPNVGLMAQKAEEYGSHDKTFQMTADGTVRVVADNGALVFEHAVEQGDIWRMCQTKDAPIQDWVKLAVQRARLSATPAVFWLDRNRAHDAQVIAKVERYLKDHDTSGLDIRVLSPVEATTFSLERIRKGQDTISVTGNVLRDYLTDLFPIMELGTSAKMLSIVPLMAGGGLFETGAGGSAPKHVQQFVEEGYLRWDSLGEFLALAASLEHLAERYDNAHARVLAKTLDQANGRFLDSNKSPARKVGEIDNRGSHFYLAMYWAEALAAQNDDADLKAKFANVAKALAENEATINAELIGAQGKPVDIGGYYHPDMRRVSAAMRPSATLNAAIDTLRAAH